Proteins found in one Quercus robur chromosome 2, dhQueRobu3.1, whole genome shotgun sequence genomic segment:
- the LOC126698837 gene encoding uncharacterized protein LOC126698837 produces the protein MATTNNAQEDEPPRSTALERQVQTLMTAVERLTKQNHDLEEQLRQRDVGPNLQEQNQEGNSAERREQEKPEGSNAPSRPERQNVSLPSLLDFAPPPIVTEMQALKEQMEVMMNALKGRVSSDLNDLVNRTDSPFTASVNSFPLPQKFRMPQIESYDGVKDPLDHLETFKTLMHLQGVPDEIMCRAFPTTLKGPARVWFSRLTPNSINTFKELSALFTSHFIGGHRYKKSTACLMNIKQREDETLRAYITHFNKEALSIDEADDKILVAAFTSGLRKGKFLFSLYKNDPKTMTDVLYRATRYMNAEDALLAREERPKKRERQEDTRQDRGRKVAKTGDQRDEKRSRPPTGRFTNFTSLTAPIDQVLLQIIDERALTFPGKLKGDPNKRPRASIVAFTVTTVTTQLTATT, from the coding sequence atGGCTACCACCAACAACGCTCAAGAAGACGAACCACCGAGATCTACTGCATTAGAAAGGCAGGTCCAAACACTCATGACAGCAGTAGAACGACTCACAAAGCAGAACCATGATCTGGAGGAGCAGCTACGACAAAGGGATGTAGGACCCAACCTTCAGGAGCAAAACCAGGAAGGTAACAGTGCCGAGCGAAGGGAGCAGGAGAAGCCTGAAGGTAGCAATGCCCCAAGCCGACCAGAGCGGCAAAACGTGAGCCTTCCGTCTCTCTTGGATTTTGCCCCCCCACCTATTGTGACCGAGATGCAGGCGCTGAAGGAGCAGATGGAGGtcatgatgaacgccctcaaGGGGCGAGTATCTTCTGATCTCAACGATTTGGTGAACAGGACTGACTCACCATTCACCGCGTCCGTCAACTCATTCCCCCTGCCACAAAAGTTCCGGATGCCGCAGATCGAAAGTTACGACGGGGTTAAGGATCCACTCGATCatctagagaccttcaagaccctgatgcaccttcagggcgTACCAGACGAGATCATGTGCAGGGCATTCCCAACCACGCTGAAGGGGCCTGCGAGGGTCTGGTTCAGTAGGttgacaccaaactccatcaatACTTTCAAGGAGTTGAGCGCCCTGTTCACCTCACACTTTATAGGCGGACATCGATACAAAAAGTCCACCGCTTGCTTAATGAACATCAAGCAACGAGAAGACGAGACGTTGCGAGCCTATATAACTCATTTCAACAAAGAAGCCCTTTCGATTGATGAAGCTGACGATAAAATACTCGTAGCCGCGTTCACTAGCGGGCTACGGAAGGGTAAGTTCTTGTTTTCCCTATACAAGaatgacccaaaaaccatgacGGACGTCCTCTACAGGGCTACCAGGtatatgaatgcagaagatgcgcTGCTGGCCCGCGAGGAAAGGCCTAAGAAGAGGGAAAGGCAGGAAGACACGAGACAAGACAGGGGGCGAAAGGTCGCTAAAACCGGGGACCAACGTGATGAAAAGCGCTCCAGACCACCCACTGGAAGGTTCACCAATTTCACCTCGTTAACCGCCCCAATCGACCAAGTATTGTTGCAAATCATAGATGAAAGAGCATTGACTTTCCCTGGAAAGTTGAAGGGAGACCCCAACAAAAGACCAAGAGCAAGTATTGTCGCTTTCACCGTGACCACGGTCACGACACAGCTAACTGCTACAACCTGA